The following coding sequences are from one Formosa haliotis window:
- a CDS encoding glycosyl hydrolase family 95 catalytic domain-containing protein, producing MNCTKNPMKIDTFCKYAYLIICFCFLWSCNFSFSQITSDPRLNLTERTYMVWDDEPAPNRGGDFNITKARGYPYDEDWELHSYPVGNGYMGANIFGRTDVERIQLTEKTLANEGLYGIGGLTSFAEINLEFNHTNPTHYKRSINLNEAIAYVNYKQDGVSYTRTHFMSYPDNVLVIKLSADKKGQISFVLKPEIPYLRKPTEKNTRTGYMTVTDNTITMSGCIEHFSVNYEGQIKVIPTGGTLSTSQNGEQSEIKVTHADSVVLLVSAGTNYKLTEAVFLEDNHSKKLDPNVYPHEKVSQIIQTASKKGYEKLKQTHIDDYQSLFSNVKLQFNTEIPNKPTKKVLIDYQTDASNSYLEELMFHYGRYLLISTSRPGTLPCGLQGVWSQYEVTPFTGGFWHNINVQMNYWGAFNTNLAETFTPYIEFFKAYHPKAKQLATEYLKAHHPEALAKDSLENGWTIGTGTTPYKIVGPGGHSGPGTGALTTKMFWDYYDFTRDTTFLKETGYPAILGMSQFLSKTLVPVNDSLLLVNPSASPEQKHNGDNYITAGTTFDQELVWENHHDLLKAYHVLDIQDGFKQTVKDQLTKLDPIIIGKSGQIKEFREEEYYGEIGQKHHRHISHLCALYPGTLINDATPEWMQAARHTLDLRGNNTTGWAMAHRMNSRARTKEGEKAHNVYSKFIKERTLPNLWTTHPPFQIDGNFGTMAGVAEMLIQSHEDYIQILPALPKAWNTGAYSGLVARGNFEFSVVWKDGKAKALEILSRSGGVCKLKYEGITKATLTTSSGRPIVLKSEQADLLAFITVKGTRYYLKL from the coding sequence ATGAATTGCACTAAGAACCCGATGAAAATAGATACCTTTTGTAAATATGCATACCTTATAATATGCTTCTGTTTTTTATGGAGTTGCAACTTTAGTTTTAGTCAGATAACTTCAGATCCTAGATTAAATTTAACCGAACGTACTTATATGGTTTGGGATGATGAACCGGCTCCAAATCGTGGTGGGGATTTCAATATTACCAAAGCGAGAGGATATCCGTACGATGAAGATTGGGAGTTACATTCTTACCCAGTTGGTAATGGTTATATGGGAGCAAATATTTTTGGTAGAACCGATGTTGAGCGTATACAACTTACCGAAAAAACATTGGCTAACGAAGGTTTATACGGAATAGGGGGTTTAACAAGTTTTGCAGAAATTAATTTAGAATTTAATCATACTAATCCAACTCACTATAAACGTTCAATAAACCTAAACGAAGCCATAGCCTATGTTAATTATAAACAAGATGGCGTAAGCTATACCAGAACACATTTTATGAGTTATCCTGATAATGTGTTGGTAATTAAATTGAGTGCCGATAAAAAAGGACAGATTTCCTTCGTACTAAAGCCCGAAATTCCATATTTACGAAAACCAACAGAGAAAAACACACGAACGGGATATATGACCGTCACCGATAATACCATAACCATGTCTGGATGTATAGAGCATTTTAGTGTGAATTATGAAGGACAGATAAAAGTAATACCTACAGGAGGAACCTTATCAACCAGTCAAAATGGTGAGCAATCTGAAATAAAAGTAACCCATGCAGATAGCGTAGTTTTACTAGTAAGTGCGGGAACAAATTACAAATTAACAGAAGCTGTGTTTTTAGAAGATAATCACAGTAAAAAATTAGATCCTAATGTTTATCCACATGAGAAGGTAAGCCAGATTATACAAACGGCATCAAAAAAAGGTTATGAAAAATTGAAGCAAACTCATATAGACGATTATCAATCATTATTTTCTAATGTAAAGCTTCAGTTTAATACAGAAATCCCAAATAAACCAACAAAAAAGGTGTTAATTGATTATCAGACAGATGCCTCAAATTCTTATTTAGAAGAACTCATGTTTCACTATGGGCGCTATTTATTAATCTCAACTTCTCGTCCAGGGACATTGCCTTGTGGTTTACAAGGTGTTTGGAGCCAATATGAAGTTACACCTTTTACTGGTGGATTTTGGCATAATATTAATGTGCAAATGAATTATTGGGGGGCATTTAATACTAATTTAGCTGAAACCTTTACACCGTATATCGAGTTCTTTAAAGCTTATCATCCTAAAGCAAAACAATTAGCGACAGAATATTTAAAAGCACACCACCCAGAAGCGCTAGCCAAAGATAGCTTAGAAAACGGTTGGACCATAGGAACGGGCACTACACCTTATAAAATTGTGGGACCTGGCGGACATTCCGGGCCGGGAACAGGTGCTTTAACAACTAAAATGTTTTGGGATTATTACGACTTTACGAGAGATACCACCTTTTTGAAGGAAACAGGCTATCCCGCTATTTTAGGTATGAGTCAGTTTTTATCTAAAACTTTAGTACCGGTAAATGATAGTTTGTTACTTGTAAATCCATCGGCATCTCCAGAGCAAAAACATAATGGAGATAATTATATTACCGCTGGAACGACCTTTGATCAAGAACTGGTTTGGGAAAATCATCACGATCTATTAAAAGCTTACCATGTTCTCGATATTCAGGATGGTTTTAAGCAGACCGTTAAAGATCAATTAACAAAATTAGATCCTATTATCATTGGAAAATCAGGTCAGATCAAAGAATTTAGGGAAGAAGAATATTATGGCGAAATCGGACAAAAGCACCACAGGCATATCTCGCATTTATGTGCCCTTTATCCAGGCACTTTAATTAACGATGCCACTCCAGAATGGATGCAAGCCGCTCGTCATACTTTAGATTTAAGAGGGAATAACACCACGGGCTGGGCAATGGCGCATCGTATGAATTCACGTGCACGTACAAAGGAAGGCGAGAAGGCTCATAATGTATATTCAAAATTTATAAAAGAGCGTACTTTACCAAATTTATGGACTACACATCCGCCATTTCAAATTGATGGTAATTTTGGAACTATGGCTGGGGTAGCAGAAATGCTGATTCAAAGCCATGAAGATTATATTCAAATATTACCTGCATTGCCTAAAGCCTGGAATACTGGTGCTTATTCTGGCTTGGTGGCTAGGGGTAATTTCGAATTTTCGGTGGTTTGGAAAGACGGTAAGGCTAAAGCCTTAGAAATTCTATCTAGAAGCGGTGGAGTTTGTAAACTGAAATATGAAGGTATTACTAAGGCAACACTAACGACTTCTAGTGGAAGACCCATAGTTTTAAAATCAGAGCAAGCTGATTTACTTGCATTTATCACCGTAAAAGGAACACGATATTATCTTAAACTTTAA
- a CDS encoding sulfatase-like hydrolase/transferase, whose product MSVILGYAQSGGQTQTTTSTSEDQKPNIIFLMTDDQRWDNMGCYGRPEFNTPHIDKLAQEGVTFDNAFYAVAICMPSRVTMMTGRYNSNHRVGFVAPDDYTLSQADFDKSYPAILKKAGYRTGFIGKFGFTVTKEAVRPSTPKAHFYKDNVGDVFDFFAGSETRDDKGFVFWPENDAALQEIYKADRENSGRTLRTGEAMLRFIDTQPKDKPFCLSVSFYAVKHDANKDMYMPHFEQFENKDFSVPDNYVAGDNELLPEVVKENARGVYLHRQRSAKPEQYQRLVRRFATQGYSVDDQVGKLIEKLKEKDMLENTIIIYTSDNGRFQGSHGLFDKCLLYDESVKAPLIVYDGRKAESQRKYREPALVSSVDMAPTIVSLAGIEPPKSMQGNNITGVLNHTQNMSQWRDAVFMEDLFLVAMFKERYQDNVDAINQELIKTNKSYRAHGVRTERWKYFVYYEHTPRIEELYDMEKDPMEQQNLANNPAYNDILNTLRTRTETLYQEAIQKN is encoded by the coding sequence TTGTCGGTCATACTAGGGTATGCGCAGAGTGGTGGGCAAACACAAACGACTACTTCGACTTCGGAAGACCAAAAACCAAATATCATTTTTTTAATGACCGACGATCAGCGTTGGGATAATATGGGCTGTTACGGACGACCAGAATTTAATACACCCCATATCGATAAATTAGCGCAAGAAGGCGTTACTTTCGATAATGCCTTTTATGCCGTAGCCATTTGCATGCCTAGCCGGGTAACTATGATGACGGGGCGTTACAATTCTAATCACCGAGTGGGTTTTGTAGCGCCCGACGATTATACCTTGTCTCAAGCCGATTTTGATAAAAGTTATCCCGCCATCTTGAAAAAGGCTGGGTATCGAACTGGTTTTATAGGTAAGTTTGGTTTTACGGTAACTAAAGAGGCAGTGAGACCAAGTACACCCAAAGCGCATTTCTACAAGGATAATGTAGGTGATGTTTTCGATTTCTTTGCCGGTAGCGAAACCCGTGATGATAAAGGTTTTGTGTTCTGGCCCGAAAACGATGCTGCATTACAAGAAATATATAAAGCAGATAGAGAGAATTCCGGACGAACCTTACGAACAGGGGAGGCCATGTTACGATTTATAGACACTCAGCCTAAAGATAAACCGTTTTGTTTGTCGGTTAGTTTTTATGCCGTAAAGCACGATGCCAATAAGGATATGTATATGCCGCATTTTGAACAGTTTGAAAACAAGGACTTTTCGGTGCCTGATAATTATGTGGCAGGCGATAACGAACTGTTACCAGAGGTTGTAAAAGAAAATGCGAGAGGCGTGTATTTACACCGTCAGCGATCGGCAAAGCCAGAGCAATACCAGCGTTTGGTGCGTCGTTTTGCAACTCAAGGATATTCGGTAGACGATCAAGTAGGTAAGTTGATCGAAAAACTGAAAGAAAAAGACATGCTCGAAAATACCATCATCATTTATACTAGCGATAACGGCCGTTTTCAAGGATCTCACGGATTATTTGATAAATGTTTGTTGTACGACGAATCGGTTAAAGCACCATTGATTGTTTACGACGGACGCAAAGCCGAATCGCAACGCAAATATCGGGAACCAGCTTTGGTGTCTTCGGTAGATATGGCGCCAACCATTGTATCGCTAGCAGGCATAGAGCCTCCAAAAAGTATGCAAGGAAACAATATTACAGGCGTATTAAATCATACTCAAAATATGTCGCAATGGCGAGATGCCGTCTTTATGGAAGATTTGTTTTTGGTGGCTATGTTTAAAGAACGCTACCAAGACAATGTCGATGCTATAAATCAGGAATTAATTAAAACTAACAAATCCTATCGTGCACATGGGGTCCGTACCGAGCGTTGGAAATATTTTGTGTATTACGAGCATACACCTAGGATCGAGGAACTGTACGATATGGAGAAAGATCCGATGGAACAGCAAAATTTAGCCAACAATCCGGCGTACAACGATATTTTAAACACCTTGAGAACACGAACCGAAACCTTGTACCAAGAGGCTATTCAGAAAAACTAA
- a CDS encoding TIM-barrel domain-containing protein: MTKPIQLLLCLIILSVVVSCQSKFKNQFEKNEHGLSIHKDSIRIQVEVINPSIIHVKKIKLGDESSALPDYVTVLKPQNVSWELKESEDLLTLRTDSLEVTISSDGIISYSTKANRELLSETEELTYIQPEGDQHKVSQGFVAGDEALYGLGQFQSGIMNWKHVPIRLQQYNQEIAIPFVVSTKGYGIYWHNYSLTDFNSPQHEIIFEDMKTVTESTDSATVAVEGEKEDVAAHIKKSDAAEKNIRETTFTPTKTGEYTFLALSDHGGRMRGEINVSIDGDAVINYSTIWMPRRYSGKKHLEAGKTYQVIFQNSGAKIPGNLYYNEPDYNKTVFSSTQGQAIDYYMVQGVNPEAVISQYQKLTGTAPLFAKSAYGFWQCRERYHNQEELLVNAREMRERQIPFDNIVQDWFYWPKGTKGPEWDPAKYPDPDAMVSDLKALNLKLMVSVWPEVKNEALEKKYNLKK, from the coding sequence ATGACAAAACCAATTCAATTACTTTTATGCCTAATTATACTTAGTGTAGTAGTTAGCTGCCAATCGAAATTCAAAAATCAATTTGAAAAAAATGAGCATGGCCTAAGCATTCACAAAGACAGTATCCGTATTCAAGTTGAGGTTATAAACCCTTCCATAATTCACGTTAAAAAGATAAAGTTAGGCGACGAATCTTCTGCACTTCCAGATTATGTTACGGTTTTAAAACCTCAGAATGTGTCTTGGGAGCTAAAGGAATCCGAAGACCTGTTAACGTTGCGCACAGATTCCTTAGAGGTTACTATTTCTAGCGATGGCATTATAAGCTATTCAACGAAAGCGAATCGGGAGTTACTGTCAGAAACCGAAGAACTAACATATATTCAACCTGAAGGAGATCAGCATAAAGTGTCTCAAGGTTTTGTAGCAGGTGACGAAGCGTTGTATGGTTTAGGGCAGTTTCAAAGTGGTATTATGAATTGGAAACATGTACCCATCCGACTGCAACAATACAATCAAGAAATCGCTATTCCGTTTGTGGTGTCTACCAAAGGTTATGGTATTTATTGGCATAATTATAGTCTAACCGATTTTAATTCACCCCAACATGAAATTATATTTGAAGACATGAAGACTGTTACCGAATCAACTGATTCTGCTACGGTTGCTGTAGAAGGTGAAAAAGAAGATGTTGCGGCACATATTAAGAAATCGGATGCGGCAGAAAAAAATATCCGTGAAACCACATTCACGCCTACGAAAACAGGAGAATACACATTTTTAGCCCTAAGTGATCATGGCGGTCGCATGCGTGGCGAAATTAATGTGAGTATAGATGGCGATGCTGTAATTAATTATTCAACCATTTGGATGCCTCGCAGATATTCTGGTAAAAAACATTTAGAAGCCGGAAAAACGTATCAGGTGATATTTCAAAATTCCGGTGCTAAAATTCCTGGAAATTTGTATTACAACGAGCCAGATTATAACAAAACGGTGTTTAGTAGCACACAGGGTCAGGCGATAGATTATTATATGGTTCAGGGGGTAAATCCTGAAGCTGTAATTTCTCAATATCAGAAATTAACGGGAACCGCACCTTTATTTGCAAAAAGCGCTTATGGGTTTTGGCAATGTCGCGAGCGGTATCACAATCAGGAGGAATTATTAGTCAATGCACGGGAAATGCGTGAACGCCAAATTCCGTTTGATAATATTGTTCAAGACTGGTTTTATTGGCCAAAAGGCACGAAAGGGCCAGAGTGGGATCCCGCAAAATATCCAGATCCAGATGCTATGGTTTCAGATCTAAAAGCGTTAAACCTAAAACTCATGGTATCTGTTTGGCCAGAAGTGAAAAACGAAGCGTTAGAGAAAAAATACAATCTTAAAAAATAA
- a CDS encoding glycoside hydrolase family 172 protein yields the protein MRSPLSKRSYSLSVFCVLFTVMSFAQKTPEITVETLLQDMVDRDAVARFPKHNFRLKQESSYNRASKTPKDTVGWFTNHDYNSSDKDRNFIRIEEKNGKKSWVLMDYTGPGAIVRTWMPFLKSDKPDTDIQIKIFLDGNDEPVFEGNMLGLLDGTGAIPYPLAHQSMRSAVSFYPIPFAKRCKITTDAMPFFYQFTYRAYNDEVSVKTLTKADFKNSLPLVKQVGERLLKPKVAHLGEVVSFTAQLDSNTEKSVSLPKGHAAIRELRLKLDNYQNPEVTRTVVLKIECDGQQTVWCPIGDFFGSGIGLNPYQGWYRTVREDGTMTCRWVMPYQKSVKISVVNLGDESIQVDLKATVGDWQWDAESMYFNAAWKGQYPVPTRPFSDWNYVTLKGRGVYVGDALTIMNPVKKWWGEGDERIWVDGEDFPSIFGTGTEDYYAYSWGGVSTDFYEHPFHAQPKSHVYNKLNRKTTQERNTQGYSTETRSRALDVMPFEHSLQLDMEVWSGTDCDMGYGVGVYWYGDKQTTSNRSANEKEVLNIPPLPEGFPKQ from the coding sequence ATGCGTAGTCCCTTATCAAAAAGATCGTATTCCTTATCCGTATTTTGTGTCTTGTTTACGGTGATGAGTTTTGCACAAAAGACTCCTGAAATAACGGTTGAAACCTTGCTTCAGGATATGGTAGACCGTGATGCTGTTGCTCGATTTCCTAAACACAATTTCAGACTCAAACAAGAAAGTAGCTATAACAGAGCTTCTAAAACCCCGAAAGATACCGTAGGGTGGTTTACAAATCACGATTATAACAGCAGTGATAAGGATCGTAATTTTATAAGAATAGAAGAAAAAAACGGTAAAAAATCTTGGGTGTTGATGGATTATACGGGACCAGGGGCTATCGTACGGACTTGGATGCCGTTTTTAAAATCGGATAAACCCGATACCGATATTCAAATTAAAATCTTTTTGGATGGTAACGACGAGCCTGTTTTTGAAGGCAATATGTTGGGCTTATTAGATGGTACTGGCGCCATTCCTTATCCTTTAGCCCACCAATCCATGCGTTCGGCAGTTTCTTTTTATCCTATTCCTTTTGCGAAGCGTTGTAAAATTACCACGGATGCGATGCCGTTCTTTTATCAATTCACCTATCGTGCTTACAATGATGAGGTATCGGTTAAAACACTTACCAAGGCAGATTTTAAAAATAGCCTGCCCCTAGTTAAACAGGTTGGGGAACGTTTATTAAAGCCTAAAGTAGCACATTTAGGAGAAGTTGTGTCGTTCACAGCTCAATTGGATTCCAATACAGAAAAGTCGGTAAGCTTACCAAAAGGCCATGCGGCTATTCGGGAATTGCGTTTAAAATTAGATAATTATCAAAATCCAGAAGTTACTCGGACCGTTGTTTTAAAAATTGAATGTGATGGCCAACAAACCGTATGGTGTCCTATTGGCGATTTTTTCGGAAGTGGCATCGGTTTAAATCCCTACCAAGGTTGGTATAGAACGGTAAGAGAAGATGGCACGATGACGTGTAGATGGGTTATGCCATACCAGAAGTCGGTTAAAATATCAGTCGTTAATTTGGGAGATGAATCTATTCAAGTGGATTTAAAAGCAACAGTAGGAGACTGGCAATGGGATGCTGAAAGCATGTATTTTAATGCTGCTTGGAAAGGACAATATCCGGTGCCAACACGGCCGTTTTCAGATTGGAATTACGTCACACTAAAAGGACGTGGCGTGTATGTAGGTGATGCGCTTACCATAATGAATCCAGTAAAAAAATGGTGGGGAGAAGGCGATGAACGCATTTGGGTAGACGGGGAAGATTTTCCTTCCATTTTTGGTACAGGAACCGAAGATTATTATGCGTATTCATGGGGTGGCGTAAGTACCGATTTTTACGAACACCCCTTTCATGCGCAACCTAAAAGCCATGTTTATAATAAGCTAAACAGAAAAACGACCCAAGAGCGAAACACACAGGGTTATAGTACAGAAACTAGAAGTAGAGCGCTAGATGTTATGCCTTTTGAACATAGTTTACAATTAGATATGGAAGTTTGGAGCGGCACCGATTGCGATATGGGGTATGGTGTAGGCGTGTATTGGTACGGTGATAAACAAACCACATCTAACAGATCTGCTAATGAAAAAGAAGTTTTAAACATACCACCTTTACCAGAAGGATTTCCAAAACAATAA
- a CDS encoding sulfatase-like hydrolase/transferase: MKLSKLGLLLTIFLAHSNLGFAQMQNRPNVIFVMPDDISHSSFSYFKANAPQTPNIDALGKESVRLTDFHVSPSCSPTRGALLTGRPSDVVGVWHTINGRNMMRADEITMADIFKANGYATGLFFKWHLGDNYPFRPKDRGFEYVAWIKGGGTGQQPDYWGNTNNHAHMWVNDTLVEMTDEDDGIPGAFTTNFFMNRAMDFMTDNIEKNKPFFAYIPLGTAHAPHVLPPDAREGVSAKKGTIENIDKNMGRLLKFLDDKGIADNTILVFTTDNGDGGYLRGGKGSNYDGGTRVPCFIRWPNGHLGGSGQGKDVQPLTAHIDWLPTFMDLLDLEDVANRPENLKIRGRSFVPMLDDNPKNDPIAYKNRAVVINDMWTEFPEKYKKLSVKKDDWQGDVIVHKWRLIRNSSTSDWELYDVLVDEKQKNNIISNSEYDDLVAELKAEYEAWWKLVEARSDEYTRIIIGNKAEPKTTLHAHDFHGTFIWDQSNVKKGDSGSGFIAVEFDKTGTYNFDLRRWPKEIEKQTDLTSGGDFGKALDIASARIKIWNGDTVYVDEKKAADPKADGVTFSLKNLPKGPAFIQTWFYNQTGEMEGAVYYNYVTPVQN, from the coding sequence ATGAAACTTTCAAAACTCGGTTTACTTTTAACAATATTTTTGGCGCATTCAAACTTAGGTTTTGCCCAAATGCAAAATCGCCCCAATGTAATTTTCGTTATGCCCGATGATATTAGTCACAGTTCGTTTTCTTATTTCAAAGCGAATGCACCACAAACACCCAATATCGATGCATTAGGAAAAGAGTCTGTAAGGCTAACAGATTTTCATGTCTCGCCCAGTTGTTCGCCAACGCGCGGGGCTTTACTTACAGGAAGACCTAGCGATGTTGTAGGGGTTTGGCATACCATTAATGGTAGAAATATGATGCGTGCCGATGAGATTACGATGGCCGATATTTTTAAAGCCAATGGCTATGCTACGGGACTCTTTTTTAAATGGCATTTGGGAGACAACTATCCTTTTAGACCCAAAGATCGCGGTTTTGAATATGTGGCTTGGATTAAAGGCGGTGGCACCGGTCAGCAACCCGATTATTGGGGCAATACCAATAACCACGCACATATGTGGGTGAATGATACGCTGGTAGAAATGACCGATGAAGATGATGGTATTCCAGGTGCTTTTACGACCAATTTTTTTATGAATCGGGCTATGGATTTTATGACCGATAACATCGAAAAAAACAAACCATTTTTTGCTTATATCCCTTTAGGAACAGCTCATGCACCGCATGTATTGCCGCCAGATGCGCGCGAAGGCGTTAGTGCAAAAAAAGGAACCATTGAAAATATCGATAAAAATATGGGGCGTTTATTAAAGTTTTTAGACGATAAAGGCATAGCGGATAATACCATTCTTGTGTTTACTACAGATAACGGTGATGGCGGCTATTTACGTGGTGGCAAAGGGTCTAATTACGATGGTGGTACACGTGTGCCGTGTTTTATAAGATGGCCCAACGGACATTTGGGTGGTTCAGGTCAAGGTAAAGATGTGCAGCCCTTAACGGCACATATCGATTGGTTACCTACGTTTATGGATCTGCTAGATTTAGAAGATGTGGCAAACCGTCCAGAAAATCTTAAAATAAGAGGCCGTAGTTTTGTTCCAATGTTAGATGATAACCCTAAAAATGATCCAATAGCTTACAAAAATCGAGCGGTAGTTATAAACGATATGTGGACAGAATTTCCAGAGAAATACAAAAAACTATCCGTGAAAAAAGATGATTGGCAAGGCGATGTTATTGTTCATAAATGGCGCTTAATACGAAATAGTAGTACGTCTGATTGGGAATTGTACGATGTATTAGTCGATGAAAAACAAAAAAACAACATCATTTCAAATTCAGAATATGATGATTTGGTTGCCGAATTAAAAGCGGAATACGAAGCCTGGTGGAAATTGGTTGAGGCGCGTTCCGACGAGTATACGAGAATTATTATAGGCAATAAAGCAGAGCCTAAAACAACGCTGCATGCACACGATTTTCATGGTACCTTTATTTGGGATCAAAGTAATGTGAAAAAAGGAGATTCGGGTAGCGGTTTTATAGCAGTAGAATTTGATAAAACAGGTACGTATAATTTTGATTTACGCCGTTGGCCAAAAGAAATTGAAAAGCAAACGGACTTAACTTCTGGAGGCGATTTTGGAAAGGCTTTAGATATAGCGAGTGCTAGAATAAAAATCTGGAATGGCGATACGGTTTATGTCGACGAAAAGAAAGCCGCAGACCCTAAGGCAGATGGTGTAACATTCAGTTTGAAGAATCTACCAAAAGGACCAGCATTTATCCAAACCTGGTTTTATAATCAAACGGGTGAAATGGAAGGCGCTGTGTATTATAATTATGTAACACCCGTCCAGAATTAA